In Uranotaenia lowii strain MFRU-FL chromosome 2, ASM2978415v1, whole genome shotgun sequence, one genomic interval encodes:
- the LOC129743621 gene encoding uncharacterized protein LOC129743621, protein MLKLVVCLSVIGLVASYDFKDSFYNEHLMEDLLDDRATLTLMDRFKRAAADGSGEDKCKRQNKHKCCNDSNEENLDKIKELKKECYNEVKAKDEAGTVQEPIDFFSCEKINKTKQDIVCTAECVGRKKNVIDEKGDLLAPAVLIPFVKENFAADAWQEPLIAGFVDTCLKEVADKKATRKDEYRCNPASSHFGYCMWRQMTLACPKEMQESSKKCDKIREKLAKNEPVSMYKSHDFDDN, encoded by the exons ATGTTAAAACTAGTGGTGTGCTTGTCGGTGATCGGGCTGGTTGCCAGCTACGATTTTAAGGACTCGTTCTACA ATGAGCACCTCATGGAGGATTTGTTGGACGATCGCGCCACCCTAACCTTGATGGATCGGTTCAAGCGAGCTGCTGCGGATGGTTCCGGGGAAGACAAATGCAAACGCCAGAACAAGCACAAATGCTGCAACGACAGCAACGAGGAGAATCTGGACAAAATCAAGGAACTGAAGAAGGAATGCTACAACGAGGTCAAGGCCAAGGATGAAGCCGGCACCGTTCAGGAGCCGATCGATTTCTTCTCCTgtgagaaaatcaacaaaaccaaGCAGGACATCGTCTGCACTGCCGAGTGCGTTGGCCGCAAGAAGAACGTCATCGATGAGAAGGGAGATCTGCTGGCCCCGGCCGTCCTGATTCCATTCGTGAAGGAGAACTTCGCTGCCGATGCCTGGCAAGAACCACTGATCGCTGGATTCGTTGATACCTGCCTGAAGGAGGTTGCCGATAAGAAGGCCACCCGGAAGGATGAATACCGTTGCAATCCGGCCTCGTCCCACTTCGGATACTGTATGTGGCGCCAGATGACCCTGGCCTGCCCCAAGGAGATGCAGGAAAGCTCCAAGAAGTGTGACAAGATCCGCGAGAAATTGGCCAAGAATGAACCGGTCTCCATGTACAAGTCCCATGACTTCGATGATAACTAA